The following are encoded together in the Variovorax sp. PBS-H4 genome:
- a CDS encoding amidohydrolase family protein has protein sequence MTASNPERLLLIRGATVLSMDPQVGELARGDVLVHGERIAAVGPSLDMPEGAECIEAEGMVLIPGLIDSHTHMWQAPLKGLGAGLWGAADYSRHVFPLREKFSADDMHDATFACGVEMLDHGITTVLDFCHNVMTPAHAEQSIAAHRRTGQRILFAYGMLGAFKTLAAEHGWRLEQIRSLSRELGEAGGLLHLGIALGSLEYAGLELVATEIALGRELGLQMSFHQNPPGQIQALHQAGLLGGDLLPVHANVATDHELALLAQHGCGISFTVEGEFGGGRPMSIIGRAHRAGVTPSLGVDIPSRVALDLFAQMRLTFQVLRNEEATVERIAGRWPLARHPGTPHAQPRHMLEYTTVNAARALGLGDEIGRIAPGLRADLVLLRTGPYGMSLGDAAAHVALQSCAADVDTVLVDGRVRKRGGRLLDLDPAEAAAATRRVRERVLGPAAGQGVRA, from the coding sequence ATGACCGCCAGCAATCCCGAGCGCCTCCTCCTGATCCGGGGCGCCACCGTGCTCAGCATGGACCCGCAGGTGGGCGAGCTCGCCCGCGGCGACGTGCTGGTGCATGGCGAGCGCATCGCCGCCGTCGGCCCTTCGCTCGACATGCCGGAAGGCGCCGAGTGCATCGAGGCCGAGGGCATGGTCCTGATCCCGGGCCTGATCGATTCGCACACCCACATGTGGCAGGCGCCGCTCAAGGGCCTCGGCGCCGGCCTGTGGGGCGCCGCCGACTACAGCCGGCACGTGTTCCCGCTGCGCGAGAAGTTCTCGGCCGACGACATGCACGACGCCACTTTCGCCTGCGGGGTCGAGATGCTGGACCACGGCATCACCACCGTTCTGGACTTCTGCCACAACGTGATGACGCCGGCCCACGCCGAGCAGTCGATCGCGGCGCACCGGCGCACCGGGCAGCGCATCCTGTTCGCGTACGGCATGCTCGGCGCCTTCAAGACGCTGGCGGCCGAGCACGGCTGGCGGCTGGAGCAGATCCGCAGCCTGTCGCGCGAGCTCGGCGAGGCCGGGGGCTTGCTGCACCTGGGCATTGCGCTCGGCTCGCTGGAGTACGCGGGCCTGGAGCTGGTCGCCACCGAGATCGCGCTCGGACGCGAGCTCGGCCTGCAGATGAGCTTTCACCAGAACCCGCCCGGCCAGATCCAGGCGCTGCACCAGGCCGGCCTGCTGGGCGGCGACCTGCTCCCCGTGCATGCGAACGTGGCGACCGACCACGAGCTGGCGCTGCTGGCGCAGCACGGCTGCGGCATCTCCTTCACCGTCGAGGGCGAGTTCGGCGGCGGCCGGCCGATGAGCATCATCGGCCGCGCGCACCGGGCCGGCGTGACGCCCAGCCTCGGCGTCGACATCCCCTCGCGCGTTGCGCTGGACCTGTTCGCGCAGATGCGCCTGACCTTCCAGGTGCTGCGCAACGAGGAGGCCACGGTCGAGCGCATCGCCGGCCGCTGGCCGCTTGCGCGCCATCCCGGCACGCCGCATGCCCAGCCGCGCCACATGCTCGAGTACACGACCGTCAACGCAGCCCGCGCGCTCGGCCTGGGCGACGAGATCGGCCGCATCGCGCCGGGCCTGCGTGCCGACCTGGTGCTGCTGCGCACCGGGCCCTACGGCATGTCGCTCGGCGATGCGGCGGCCCACGTTGCGCTGCAGAGCTGCGCCGCGGACGTGGACACGGTGCTGGTCGACGGTCGCGTGCGAAAGCGCGGCGGGCGCCTGCTCGACCTCGATCCGGCCGAGGCCGCGGCCGCGACCCGGCGCGTGCGCGAACGCGTGCTCGGCCCGGCCGCCGGGCAGGGGGTGCGCGCATGA